A genomic segment from Lignipirellula cremea encodes:
- a CDS encoding NAD-dependent epimerase/dehydratase family protein, with amino-acid sequence MIALITGAGGFLGEYLTELLVAQGVTVRSYARGDYPRLRAMGVQMVQGDLRDAAAVQEACRGVDIVYHTAGVAGIWGPWSHYHGINTLGTEHILAGCRAHGVPRLVYTSSPSVTFDGGSQQNVDESAPYPQHWLCHYPHSKALAEQAVLAANDPPRLMTCSLRPHLIWGPRDQHLIPRLIQRAQAGALRQVGDGSNRVDMIYVENAATAHLQAAAALQPGSPVCGQAYFLSQDAPVNCWDWINEILQLAGVAPVSKRISFKAAWRIGAAMETAWRLFGITSEPRMTRFLAAQLATDHYFDIRRAKQDFGYRPVISTDEGMRRLAAAMQTS; translated from the coding sequence ATGATCGCCCTGATCACTGGAGCCGGGGGTTTCCTGGGCGAATATCTTACCGAACTGCTGGTCGCACAAGGCGTTACCGTGCGGTCCTATGCCCGCGGCGACTATCCCCGTCTGCGGGCGATGGGCGTACAAATGGTGCAAGGCGATCTCCGCGATGCGGCCGCTGTGCAGGAAGCCTGCCGGGGCGTGGACATCGTTTATCATACGGCCGGCGTCGCTGGCATCTGGGGCCCGTGGTCCCACTACCATGGCATCAACACCCTGGGAACCGAGCATATCCTGGCCGGCTGTCGGGCGCATGGCGTCCCGCGGCTCGTTTATACAAGCAGCCCCAGCGTGACGTTCGACGGCGGCTCCCAGCAGAATGTGGATGAGTCAGCCCCCTACCCGCAACACTGGTTGTGCCATTACCCGCACAGCAAGGCGCTGGCGGAACAGGCCGTGCTGGCGGCCAATGATCCGCCGCGGTTGATGACCTGTTCCTTGCGGCCGCATTTGATCTGGGGGCCGCGTGACCAGCATCTGATCCCCCGCCTGATCCAGCGAGCCCAGGCCGGCGCCTTGCGGCAAGTCGGCGACGGCTCCAATCGGGTCGATATGATCTATGTCGAGAACGCGGCGACGGCCCATCTGCAGGCGGCCGCCGCCCTGCAGCCCGGCTCACCCGTCTGCGGGCAAGCGTACTTTCTCAGCCAGGACGCGCCGGTCAACTGCTGGGACTGGATCAACGAGATCCTGCAGCTGGCGGGTGTCGCTCCTGTATCCAAAAGGATCTCCTTCAAAGCGGCCTGGCGGATCGGAGCCGCCATGGAAACCGCCTGGCGCCTGTTCGGGATCACCAGCGAACCGCGGATGACTCGCTTTCTGGCCGCACAGCTGGCGACCGATCACTACTTTGACATCCGCCGGGCGAAGCAGGATTTCGGGTATCGGCCCGTCATCTCCACCGACGAAGGGATGCGCCGCCTGGCCGCCGCCATGCAGACGTCGTAA
- a CDS encoding alpha/beta hydrolase-fold protein, which produces MNAKVRTRFSGGGLLAISLLLAATGRADEAPVRADAARAGGLRSHTLTSPFQAEPVTVRVMLPEPYDPDVRLPVIYLLPVEPGEESRYGDPLQAIRSANLQQRYQAIFAAPSFSTWPWYADHPTDKTLQQESYFLQAVLPLIEQEYKVQANPAGRLLLGFSKSGWGAWSLLLRHPDMFHKAVAWDAPLMMKEVGSFGNRPVFGTQENFDKYRMDRLLPVAADKLGDEERLLLIGYGNFRTHHQQAHALLQELGVPHAYRDGPALKHHWESGWVAPAVGLLLDPPSAPRASSEPSPP; this is translated from the coding sequence ATGAATGCAAAAGTGCGAACGCGTTTCTCAGGCGGCGGCCTGCTGGCGATCAGCTTGCTGCTGGCCGCCACAGGCAGGGCGGACGAAGCCCCGGTCCGTGCCGACGCAGCGCGTGCCGGCGGCTTGCGGTCGCACACGCTGACATCGCCGTTCCAGGCAGAGCCCGTCACGGTTCGCGTAATGCTCCCGGAGCCATACGATCCGGACGTGCGACTGCCCGTGATCTATCTGTTGCCTGTCGAACCGGGCGAAGAAAGCCGCTATGGTGATCCGCTCCAGGCAATCAGGAGTGCAAACCTGCAGCAGCGTTACCAGGCGATTTTTGCAGCCCCATCGTTCTCCACCTGGCCGTGGTATGCCGATCACCCGACCGACAAAACGCTGCAGCAAGAGTCTTACTTTCTGCAGGCCGTGCTGCCGCTGATCGAACAAGAGTACAAGGTCCAGGCGAACCCTGCCGGACGCTTGCTGCTGGGTTTCAGCAAATCGGGCTGGGGAGCCTGGAGTCTGCTGTTGCGGCATCCCGATATGTTCCACAAGGCCGTCGCCTGGGACGCCCCGCTGATGATGAAAGAGGTCGGCAGCTTTGGCAACCGCCCGGTCTTCGGCACGCAGGAGAACTTTGATAAATACCGCATGGACCGACTGTTACCGGTCGCCGCCGACAAGCTGGGCGACGAGGAGCGTCTGCTGCTGATCGGCTACGGCAACTTCCGCACGCACCACCAGCAGGCTCACGCCCTGCTGCAGGAACTGGGCGTGCCCCACGCGTACCGCGATGGTCCGGCGCTGAAGCATCACTGGGAAAGCGGCTGGGTGGCGCCAGCGGTCGGCTTGCTCCTGGATCCGCCGTCCGCCCCGCGGGCAAGCAGCGAACCATCCCCGCCCTGA
- a CDS encoding protein kinase domain-containing protein encodes MSDPSTNDLTTQRLLRRYIDLCDEFGPPDVLMFLADEPDLSFRQRADVVLIDQSCRWMSGAGVAVEEYIEYLPDLLADDRFRLEMVLSEYRLLEEMGRSPRSEDFQHRFPDLADSLLALLDDARKEPLFLSRARLIRDVMARVELGSTLSSTQMEPVEPDLTLPFAEKAEERGSSGTAALRCEFFSTLPQHVVHLLETYMHDADFAAGEYLMRQGDEGDALMVLHQGTVEVSTVNEQGERNLITRTSRVQVLGEMALLTRERRSADVVAVTPVKVLVLPAQRFHEVAAEHPILCEVLTMLVATRLGRPDREDVLSGKKLDRYVIRRRLGRGGMSVVYAACDAETNHNIALKMMSHRLVYDASALAQFQREADIVEAFEHPNLLRTYGRFEAFHTFFIVMDYCDGETLAQLLRRVGPLPEKEFRQILGQTADALAYAHRAGVVHQDIKPSNIMIGRDGVVKLMDFGLARPLADPHEANYDAIVGTPRYMAPEQSHCGPITPQTDYFSLGCVAYEMMTGQPLFQNNTIAGLIERVRVWNPSDTRPLRPDYADDIHTFLDHALQNSPLRRYLRLDALAQHAQPLSPDFLVSSTDPDEPPPDILTQRERMTD; translated from the coding sequence ATGTCAGACCCTTCCACCAACGACCTGACCACCCAGCGGCTGCTGCGTCGTTACATTGATTTGTGCGATGAATTTGGCCCGCCCGACGTGCTCATGTTCCTGGCGGACGAACCTGACCTGAGCTTCCGCCAGCGGGCCGATGTGGTGCTGATTGATCAAAGCTGTCGCTGGATGAGCGGCGCCGGCGTGGCCGTAGAAGAATACATCGAGTACCTGCCCGACCTGCTGGCCGACGATCGGTTCCGGCTGGAAATGGTGCTGTCGGAATATCGGCTGCTGGAAGAAATGGGACGCAGTCCGCGGTCGGAAGATTTCCAGCACCGCTTTCCTGACCTGGCGGATTCGTTGCTCGCTTTGCTGGACGACGCCCGCAAGGAACCGCTATTCCTGTCGCGGGCCCGGCTCATCCGCGATGTCATGGCCCGCGTAGAACTTGGCTCCACGCTATCGTCGACGCAGATGGAACCGGTTGAACCCGACCTGACGCTTCCCTTTGCGGAAAAGGCCGAAGAGCGCGGCTCCAGCGGCACGGCCGCGCTCCGCTGCGAGTTCTTTTCCACCCTGCCGCAGCATGTGGTCCACCTGCTGGAAACCTACATGCACGACGCTGACTTCGCCGCGGGCGAATACCTGATGCGCCAGGGCGATGAAGGCGACGCCCTGATGGTGCTGCACCAGGGAACCGTCGAAGTCAGCACCGTCAACGAACAGGGGGAACGGAATCTGATCACCCGCACCAGCCGCGTCCAGGTGCTGGGAGAAATGGCCCTCCTCACGCGGGAACGCCGCAGCGCCGATGTGGTTGCCGTGACCCCGGTCAAGGTGCTGGTTCTGCCGGCCCAGCGTTTTCACGAAGTGGCCGCCGAGCATCCCATTCTGTGCGAAGTGCTGACCATGCTGGTCGCCACCCGGCTGGGTCGCCCCGACCGGGAGGATGTTCTCTCTGGCAAGAAACTGGATCGCTATGTGATCCGGCGACGGCTGGGCCGCGGCGGCATGTCGGTGGTCTACGCCGCTTGCGATGCGGAAACCAACCACAACATCGCCCTCAAAATGATGAGCCATCGCCTGGTGTACGACGCCTCGGCGCTGGCCCAGTTCCAGCGGGAAGCAGATATTGTCGAAGCGTTTGAGCATCCCAATCTGCTCCGCACGTACGGTCGCTTTGAGGCGTTCCATACGTTTTTTATCGTGATGGATTATTGCGACGGCGAAACGCTCGCCCAGCTGCTTCGCCGTGTTGGTCCGCTGCCGGAAAAAGAGTTCCGACAGATCCTGGGACAAACGGCCGACGCCCTGGCCTACGCTCATCGGGCCGGCGTGGTGCACCAGGATATCAAGCCCTCCAACATCATGATCGGTCGCGACGGGGTGGTGAAACTGATGGACTTTGGCCTGGCCCGCCCGCTGGCCGACCCGCACGAAGCCAACTACGACGCCATTGTCGGTACGCCGCGTTACATGGCGCCCGAGCAGTCCCATTGCGGGCCGATCACTCCGCAAACCGACTACTTCTCCCTGGGCTGCGTTGCGTATGAAATGATGACGGGCCAGCCGCTGTTCCAGAACAACACGATCGCCGGACTGATTGAAAGGGTGCGGGTCTGGAACCCCAGCGACACGCGGCCGCTGCGACCTGACTATGCCGACGACATCCACACGTTTCTCGATCACGCCCTGCAGAACAGCCCGCTCCGGCGATACCTCCGCCTGGACGCACTGGCCCAGCACGCCCAGCCGCTGTCGCCAGATTTCCTCGTCTCTTCGACCGATCCCGACGAACCGCCGCCCGACATTCTGACCCAGCGTGAACGGATGACCGACTAG
- a CDS encoding YbgA family protein — protein MPPDEQPPLPRVGVSACLLGQKVRYDGQHTRDSFIVETLSPFVEYVPVCPEVEIGLGTPRPAIHLQASNDQIRLQVISTGEDLTEQMQTYAADRTARLRQLGLSGYLLKSRSPSCGMERVKVRQDRGFPVRNGRGLFAAALLDGWPELPVEEEGRLRDTGLRTNFCERLFAYHRLSTLFRSDWTRRQVVELHSREKFLLLAHHETSYRRLGRLVAAVKQTPREKFAQEYLSQFMSGLVQPASFRRHFNVLEHLLGFFRERLDPRQRGEIHDRIEDYRRRVAPLIVPLTLIRHYAEILDIDYLRNQTYLRPYPAELLLPPGSTA, from the coding sequence ATGCCTCCTGACGAACAACCACCGCTGCCGCGTGTTGGCGTTTCCGCCTGCCTGCTGGGACAAAAAGTCCGTTACGACGGCCAGCACACGCGGGACTCTTTCATCGTCGAAACGCTCAGCCCGTTTGTCGAATACGTGCCCGTCTGCCCGGAGGTCGAGATCGGCCTGGGCACGCCGCGGCCGGCCATCCATCTGCAGGCGTCAAACGACCAGATCCGCCTGCAGGTAATCTCCACCGGTGAAGATCTGACTGAGCAAATGCAAACCTACGCCGCCGACAGAACGGCCCGCCTGCGGCAGTTGGGCCTGTCGGGCTATCTGCTCAAATCACGCTCGCCCAGCTGCGGCATGGAACGCGTCAAAGTGCGGCAGGATCGGGGGTTCCCGGTGCGCAACGGCCGCGGACTGTTTGCCGCCGCCCTGCTGGACGGCTGGCCCGAACTTCCGGTCGAAGAGGAGGGACGCCTGCGCGACACGGGTCTGCGAACGAACTTCTGCGAGCGTCTGTTCGCGTACCATCGGCTCAGCACCCTGTTCCGTTCCGACTGGACTCGGCGCCAGGTTGTGGAACTGCACAGCCGGGAGAAATTCCTGCTGCTGGCCCATCACGAGACCAGCTACCGGCGGCTGGGTCGCCTGGTCGCCGCCGTCAAACAGACGCCGCGGGAAAAGTTCGCCCAGGAGTACCTGTCGCAGTTCATGTCGGGCCTGGTCCAGCCAGCCAGTTTCCGCCGGCACTTCAACGTGCTGGAACACCTGCTGGGCTTCTTTCGCGAACGCCTGGACCCGCGCCAGCGAGGCGAGATCCACGACCGGATTGAAGACTACCGCCGCCGCGTCGCGCCGCTGATTGTGCCGCTGACGTTGATCCGTCATTACGCGGAAATTCTGGACATCGACTATCTGCGCAACCAAACCTACCTGCGTCCGTACCCCGCGGAATTGCTCCTGCCGCCAGGCTCCACCGCCTGA
- a CDS encoding glycerol-3-phosphate dehydrogenase/oxidase, translated as MASSAPSRSVLILGGGINGAAIARECALNGLSVTLVDQGDLAGGATAYSSRLIHGGLRYLEYGDVALVRESLEERSRLLKLAPHLVHPLRLQIPVENRFGGLRQSVRRFFKWGGSGPAASRGVHLVQAGLWLYDQLSRSSTLPKRSVQKVGTPGAAPVSQERYRWLCAYSDAQIRYPERFVIAQLEDARRLCQQQQTTFEVLPYHTAERHGKSVQVRPLDDASGADVREFDPEVIINATGAWVDSTLARLAVDSPRLMGPTKGTHLLSFHPGLRKALGDQGIYAEADDGRPVFLLPFVGGVLIGTTDLPFEDDPGSAVATEQEIDYLLSAVERVLPQVQLTRSDVAQHYSGVRPLPRAPSPAAGGKTAAIPRGHWLQHHAAEVPIVSVIGGKLTTCRALAEEVVADLLKSWGEKPQANTRERPLPGGEQYPSDNDAVARTQATFVDQLRLPAAAIAAVWDLCGMQTRSYLEDLSPADQEPLAGSSFPRGFIRRVVDREWATTLSDLIERRLMLLYSPLLSSTMLGELADILIDAGRLDPTEKTAAIAGAQSRLLQHYGKTLCD; from the coding sequence ATGGCCTCTTCTGCACCTTCGCGATCTGTCCTCATCCTCGGCGGCGGCATCAACGGCGCCGCCATCGCCCGCGAGTGCGCACTGAACGGGTTGTCGGTCACGCTGGTCGACCAGGGTGATCTGGCCGGCGGCGCCACGGCGTATTCGTCCCGCCTGATCCACGGCGGTTTGCGTTACCTGGAATATGGCGACGTGGCGCTGGTCCGCGAGTCGTTGGAGGAACGCTCCCGGCTGCTGAAGCTGGCGCCGCATCTGGTGCATCCGCTGCGTCTGCAGATTCCGGTCGAGAACCGCTTTGGCGGCTTGCGACAGTCGGTGCGCCGGTTCTTCAAATGGGGCGGAAGCGGCCCAGCCGCGTCGCGCGGGGTGCATCTGGTCCAGGCCGGCTTGTGGCTGTACGACCAGTTGTCCCGCAGTTCAACCTTGCCGAAAAGATCGGTGCAGAAAGTCGGAACGCCCGGAGCGGCGCCCGTTTCGCAGGAGCGTTACCGCTGGCTTTGCGCGTACAGCGACGCCCAGATCCGCTACCCGGAGCGCTTCGTGATCGCCCAGCTGGAAGACGCCCGCCGCCTGTGCCAGCAGCAGCAGACCACGTTCGAGGTGCTGCCTTACCACACCGCCGAGCGCCACGGAAAAAGCGTGCAGGTCCGCCCGCTCGACGACGCATCCGGGGCGGACGTGCGGGAGTTTGATCCCGAGGTGATCATCAACGCCACCGGCGCCTGGGTCGATAGCACACTGGCCAGGCTGGCGGTTGACAGCCCTCGGTTAATGGGGCCGACCAAAGGGACGCACCTGTTGAGCTTTCATCCGGGGCTGCGAAAAGCCCTCGGCGACCAGGGAATTTACGCCGAGGCCGACGACGGTCGTCCCGTGTTCCTGCTGCCGTTTGTCGGCGGCGTGCTGATCGGCACGACCGATCTGCCGTTCGAAGACGACCCAGGTAGCGCGGTCGCCACCGAGCAGGAGATCGACTACCTGCTGTCAGCCGTCGAACGCGTCTTGCCGCAGGTCCAGCTCACACGCTCCGATGTGGCCCAGCATTACAGCGGAGTGCGGCCCTTGCCCCGCGCGCCGTCTCCTGCTGCCGGCGGCAAAACGGCCGCCATACCCCGCGGACACTGGCTGCAGCACCACGCGGCCGAAGTTCCGATCGTTTCCGTGATCGGCGGCAAGCTCACCACCTGCCGCGCCCTGGCGGAAGAAGTGGTCGCCGACCTGCTAAAAAGCTGGGGCGAGAAACCGCAAGCCAACACGCGCGAACGCCCGCTGCCTGGCGGAGAACAATATCCGTCCGACAACGACGCTGTGGCCCGCACCCAGGCGACCTTTGTCGACCAGCTGCGGTTGCCGGCAGCCGCGATCGCCGCCGTCTGGGACCTGTGCGGTATGCAAACCCGGTCGTACCTGGAAGACCTTTCGCCAGCCGATCAGGAGCCGCTTGCCGGCAGTTCTTTCCCCCGCGGCTTCATCCGCCGGGTGGTGGATCGCGAATGGGCAACTACTCTGAGCGACCTGATCGAGCGAAGACTGATGCTGCTCTATTCGCCGTTGCTTTCATCCACCATGCTCGGCGAACTGGCCGACATCCTGATCGATGCCGGACGCCTGGATCCCACAGAAAAGACAGCCGCGATCGCCGGCGCCCAGTCCCGACTGCTGCAGCACTACGGGAAAACGCTCTGCGATTGA
- a CDS encoding tetratricopeptide repeat protein, whose translation MEIEDIREPVIHRFYRQYLHDESSARFIVSVSRHYTTSSLERLSEMGSRISRRAGVLALSFLGDYGSNSVLGRALHDSDRGVRLLAENGIREVWRRSGDDSQRSELSIIMRLNASRQYEEAIVRSDLLIDEAPWIAEAWNQRAVARFHLGMFEDSANDCHQTLEVNPYHFPAAIGMAHCYLEMNDAIAALDNFRRALHLNPDLEGVRAQVEYLRRTLEER comes from the coding sequence GTGGAAATCGAAGACATTCGCGAACCGGTGATTCACCGCTTCTACCGCCAATACCTGCATGATGAATCCTCCGCTCGGTTCATTGTGTCGGTATCCCGCCATTATACGACGTCCAGCCTGGAAAGACTGTCGGAAATGGGCAGTCGCATCAGCCGCCGCGCTGGTGTGCTTGCACTGAGTTTCCTGGGCGACTACGGATCCAATTCCGTGCTGGGCCGCGCCCTGCATGATAGCGACCGCGGTGTTCGCCTGCTGGCAGAGAACGGCATTCGCGAAGTCTGGCGCCGATCGGGCGACGATTCCCAGCGTTCCGAGCTTTCCATCATCATGCGGTTGAACGCTTCCCGCCAGTATGAAGAAGCGATCGTCCGCTCCGATCTGCTGATCGACGAAGCCCCCTGGATTGCCGAGGCCTGGAATCAACGTGCTGTCGCCCGCTTTCACCTGGGCATGTTCGAAGATTCGGCCAACGACTGCCATCAAACGCTTGAGGTCAATCCGTACCATTTTCCGGCCGCCATCGGCATGGCCCATTGCTACCTGGAAATGAACGACGCCATCGCCGCGCTCGACAATTTCCGCCGCGCGTTGCATCTCAACCCGGATCTGGAAGGCGTCCGGGCCCAGGTGGAGTACCTGCGTCGCACGCTGGAGGAACGATAG
- a CDS encoding STN domain-containing protein, translating to MLALLARSASAQSASPAEAADFPARMQAVVGFVWAENPLRSGLYRLSATQDVAIWLDRRVDPDQHVDFAVRDLPLEEALRRLAGELQLGVCQVGPVVYLGPPETAAKLATVSALREQEAAALPAAARASLGRRRSSTWKDLATPQGLLQQLSRDSNVRIVGLETLPHDLWPGNRLPGCTFVERLTLIAAGFDLTFEFSPDGKAVRFQRLPETAVLERTYDLNGPSDPRVKDLQRRFPAAHLRVSGSKLLVAAGAQDQDAIGRLLRGEAAERPPVKPAAGGIKVYSVKFENQPAGVVASTVAKQLGLTLKASPEVRERLQMLVSVDVKEVSLDELLKKALAPTGLSYRRDAEVLEILPGE from the coding sequence ATGCTCGCGCTGCTAGCTCGCTCCGCGTCGGCCCAGTCCGCCTCGCCCGCCGAAGCGGCTGACTTTCCCGCCCGAATGCAGGCGGTGGTCGGCTTTGTCTGGGCCGAGAACCCGTTGCGTTCCGGCCTCTATCGGTTGTCGGCGACGCAGGACGTGGCGATCTGGCTGGATCGACGGGTCGACCCGGATCAGCACGTGGACTTCGCCGTGCGCGATCTGCCGCTGGAAGAGGCCCTGCGGCGTCTGGCGGGCGAGCTGCAGCTGGGAGTTTGCCAGGTGGGGCCGGTCGTTTATCTGGGCCCGCCGGAAACGGCCGCTAAACTGGCGACCGTTTCGGCCCTGCGCGAACAGGAAGCGGCGGCGCTGCCGGCCGCCGCCCGCGCCAGCCTTGGTCGCCGCCGCAGCAGCACGTGGAAAGATTTAGCCACGCCGCAGGGACTGCTCCAGCAGTTGTCCCGCGATTCGAACGTGCGAATCGTCGGCCTGGAAACGCTGCCGCACGATCTGTGGCCAGGTAACCGCCTGCCCGGCTGCACATTTGTGGAGCGACTGACGCTGATCGCGGCCGGGTTTGATCTGACGTTTGAGTTCTCGCCCGACGGCAAGGCGGTGCGGTTTCAGCGGCTTCCGGAAACGGCCGTCCTGGAGCGGACGTACGATCTCAACGGACCCAGCGACCCCCGCGTCAAGGACCTGCAGCGGCGGTTTCCGGCAGCCCATCTGCGCGTCAGCGGCAGCAAACTGCTGGTGGCGGCCGGAGCGCAAGACCAGGACGCCATCGGTCGTCTGCTCCGCGGCGAAGCGGCCGAACGTCCCCCGGTCAAACCGGCAGCAGGCGGCATCAAGGTTTATTCGGTGAAGTTTGAAAACCAGCCCGCCGGGGTGGTCGCCAGCACGGTCGCCAAACAGCTGGGACTGACGCTGAAGGCCTCGCCCGAGGTGCGTGAACGGCTGCAGATGCTGGTATCCGTCGATGTGAAAGAGGTCAGCCTTGACGAACTTCTGAAAAAAGCCCTGGCGCCAACCGGCCTGTCCTACCGCCGGGACGCCGAGGTCCTGGAGATCCTGCCAGGAGAATAA
- a CDS encoding DUF2752 domain-containing protein: MEELSDEPSAITGPVPRPSLALPWWLRAMLLGPGLVLIGLLITARTLEPSPDGFGTHRGLGLPSCSMIAWFGIRCPSCGMTTSWAYATRGDVLASLNANIGGFLLALGAAGLGPYLTISSLSGKWFLAPPNELYFALAGISIILITLIDWVTRHMYIT; the protein is encoded by the coding sequence GTGGAAGAACTATCGGACGAACCATCGGCCATAACGGGACCGGTTCCTCGCCCTTCGCTCGCATTACCCTGGTGGTTGCGGGCGATGTTGCTGGGTCCGGGTCTGGTGTTGATCGGCTTGTTAATCACGGCTCGCACGCTGGAGCCTTCGCCTGATGGGTTTGGCACCCACCGAGGACTCGGTTTGCCGAGCTGCTCCATGATTGCATGGTTCGGCATTCGGTGTCCTTCGTGCGGGATGACGACCAGCTGGGCGTACGCCACGCGAGGGGATGTTTTGGCCTCGCTCAATGCAAACATCGGCGGCTTTTTGCTGGCGCTGGGAGCGGCCGGACTGGGACCTTATTTAACGATCTCCTCCCTGTCGGGGAAATGGTTTTTGGCTCCGCCGAACGAATTGTACTTCGCCCTGGCGGGCATCAGCATCATTTTGATCACGCTCATCGATTGGGTGACGCGTCATATGTATATCACGTAG